A stretch of the Hyperolius riggenbachi isolate aHypRig1 chromosome 11, aHypRig1.pri, whole genome shotgun sequence genome encodes the following:
- the LOC137537953 gene encoding interferon-induced very large GTPase 1-like, with amino-acid sequence MSDNKPDDEYPSNNELVKKIKESGLDPKLWLPIIEEELGIKNVQSLENIQPEDFAKIEKQIQHPWEKRALRKLFNLCDCSEDIAEVQTKRNLLMKGKNKQAFNKLEHPEALHLKGKTQQDEDVQQHEREMWKAQEIHPICLQPQEKPNGDLIEYLEKDVILKNESFSKRENLTYAGVICYASEGLALEGIFQTKNMEDEVVKREPVLCIPSDIRLAGPEQSSVVQQEEFLSPTEECDFQKTAKNQGLNLHGLVFDHFLVPGLKGSSAHSNSSECEHACQHNYVCATRYNYIPLASCYLRRDQLRLSQSALSALKDIDKAIFVHANEENLARKCTDFFHRFGSHVNSGPIHFGGLFWMKVSMKVDDFNQIKKAKKATSDALHHYMGTSCAAFREDSDFLLTAPESVDFSKTSKFQEDIQVSIAKTEGPSKAASFLQWKSGLVTSNKTWSVIHRGSQLVPIWTVIKDNHKSNFIDNSKLASCLSKQYNIYGTKVHNISSLLKELDLEKYYPQKMKIMDARKICLSYLAEKHDFEETQLPLLYLQKLLMLDYNAKYVQCAQSSHLTAQADGGENVIDIFPHSNIQKYEQQNEQAIHPMDVQMSVFHCADDFMRQYLYSKLSNCQFALPLLVPQPNSDSIEFPLWSFQEIKKNLKKKCKCGTPYDKFIKKEKTHIVSFLRLGQSSSSKSQLMNWLISKQKHDIFFHRHCRGSTNNALLMNGVTEIAWYFPGGKEDDQFDDCIAFTNLHGDAQKHNRQVKFLEKISSVIVVVFSELDMRGKEMLQQLQKSPKSLICLLADKEKCQIGKGNTVNICLKNRNEAEMIQDISQTIQSLLSNSKKEYSLETCADIARKHGFVVDEDKTQCKQGKEDAQGLLSLLKAKDVSIWKEAFLPLQGELWCEWCEKDKEMARLKQKSNASIRQHQSNILSEKSAIRDKQLKRASPLNDFLKHFLGSLRKANQGLNMHFLHWLKMYLDDLSSKSLSMLQENYHKKWTQIKEEQEKKANKVIIESLKYDLEKLSKEIERSRFGLEHILRELGQIYEASETFPGNENDYFTLPKIAAHLMVSGYPIELMDGETAHVPLKWIGAILDELVERLGDKKLYVLTVLGIQSTGKSTLLNAMFGLQFAVSAGRGTRGAFMQLIKVDEQLRKELNFDYILVVDTEGLRAVDLSMKTTINHDNELATFVIGLSNISLINVFGENPSEMQDILQIAVQAFLRMKKFNLRPSCVFVHQNGGEITAKEKNLEGRRLQEKLNELALCAAQQERCDITCFNDVIRFDVNAHIHYFDQLWKGDPPMAPPNPCYSQNVQKLRQVILDSGKQEEMQNCLCISTFKARLNDLWNALLNENFVFSFKNSPEIAIYNKLEAKYSQWAWTLRKCMLTIQNQIINQIHNNEFMEENIKLLGEQFEPSYKEILRNFEGVFDDEKDKEILIQWSENTRTRLVRVRNDLIEEVKKKADQMIKYKKINGKVNNFMEKFEDEVLMEITDLALSMKGKDIPEEELKQRFDERWKSLIIKVQKETNILIFEKPTIYTDLEDVFLEGFKKEANIIDTIKESYIWKNLVDEFSKYIFKKPKLSMFCECLSKDDKKTIQRTTQILEGKLDEFLKQKEWEKMDYQSVYFHEILNMLQSEIRNKLEKFTFRRDYTLIASLFLCHKAAKRFDKMSKDFRKANDPVVHLSNRKDEFWQIIRIVYQGNICSKLKEAIQEGVYEKSAIDFAGNMRSQRRALNGNKEELDLYLLISLAEKEEFFNYLEYIQKPQSAVSDFIEKCVEQYFDGNTKVSEILNLNLEDIRNIILNAIDTTATLVGRNDSISKWLKTFCSQLGSEVKLSRNDLISKKYQNITDMEFLKKAMTQALKISVKQLKKSIFCCDLTNLQKKVREIFSEQFCCGCFAQCPFCGAVCTNSIPKHAGDHSATFHRPQALIGWRYGNSKLFVVEDCSAQVAGDGNFELKDGTCIPYEKYRKAGPPYNTWSITPDDSPLHYWKWVTCHFQKELEQHYEFTFTERGKMPPQWHSITKKDAIDEIKKYLARNRK; translated from the coding sequence ATGTCAGACAACAAACCTGATGATGAATATCCCTCCAACAACGAACTTGTCAAAAAAATTAAAGAATCTGGCTTGGATCCTAAGCTATGGCTTCCCATTATAGAGGAAGAGTTGGGTATTAAAAATGTTCAGTCATTGGAAAATATTCAGCCCGAAGACTTTGCAAAAATAGAGAAGCAGATTCAACATCCCTGGGAAAAGAGAGCGCTACGTAAACTGTTCAATCTTTGTGACTGCAGTGAAGATATTGCTGAAGTGCAAACAAAGAGAAATCTGTTAATGAAAGGGAAAAATAAACAAGCGTTTAACAAACTGGAACACCCAGAAGCATTGCACCTTAAAGGGAAAACTCAACAGGATGAGGATGTTCAACAACATGAACGAGAAATGTGGAAAGCTCAGGAAATTCATCCAATTTGCTTACAACCCCAAGAGAAACCAAACGGGGATCTTATAGAATATTTAGAAAAGGATGTTATCCTCAAAAATGAGTCATTTTCAAAAAGGGAGAACTTAACATATGCAGGGGTTATTTGTTATGCTTCTGAGGGCCTAGCACTGGAGGGAATTTTCCAAACCAAAAACATGGAAGATGAGGTTGTAAAACGTGAACCAGTTTTGTGTATTCCATCAGACATCAGACTGGCTGGGCCAGAACAAAGCTCTGTTGTTCAGCAGGAGGAATTTCTCTCTCCTACAGAGGAATGTGATTTTCAAAAAACAGCTAAAAACCAGGGGTTGAACTTACATGGCTTAGTTTTTGATCATTTCCTGGTGCCTGGTCTAAAGGGAAGTTCTGCACATAGCAACTCATCAGAATGTGAACATGCATGCCAACACAATTATGTTTGTGCAACCAGATATAATTACATCCCCTTAGCTTCATGTTACCTCAGAAGGGACCAGCTAAGGCTTTCCCAGTCTGCACTAAGTGCTTTAAAAGACATTGATAAGGCAATTTTTGTACATGCAAATGAAGAGAATTTAGCAAGAAAATGTACAGATTTTTTTCATAGGTTTGGATCACATGTTAACTCGGGCCCCATACATTTTGGTGGCCTATTCTGGATGAAGGTATCAATGAAAGTAGATGATTTCAACCAAATTAAAAAAGCCAAAAAGGCCACATCAGATGCATTACATCATTATATGGGTACTAGCTGTGCTGCATTCAGAGAGGATAGTGACTTTCTATTGACTGCTCCGGAATCTGTGGACTTTTCAAAAACATCCAAATTTCAGGAAGATATTCAGGTCTCTATTGCTAAAACTGAAGGTCCATCCAAAGCAGCTTCTTTCTTGCAATGGAAATCGGGTCTTGTGACCAGTAACAAAACTTGGAGTGTTATACACAGAGGATCCCAGCTGGTGCCAATATGGACTGTTATTAAAGACAATCACAAGAGCAATTTTATAGACAATTCCAAACTAGCTTCTTGTCTGAGTAAGCAGTACAATATTTATGGTACAAAAGTCCACAACATTtcatccctgctgaaggagctggacCTTGAGAAATATTACCCACAGAAAATGAAGATAATGGATGCTCGCAAAATATGTCTGTCTTATTTGGCGGAAAAACACGATTTTGAAGAAACACAGCTTCCCCTTCTTTACTTGCAGAAACTGCTCATGCTGGACTACAATGCCAAATATGTCCAGTGTGCACAGAGTAGCCATCTAACTGCACAGGCTGATGGGGGAGAAAATGTCATAGATATCTTTCCACATAGCAATATTCAAAAATATGAACAGCAAAATGAACAGGCTATCCATCCAATGGATGTTCAAATGTCAGTTTTCCACTGTGCTGATGATTTCATGCGACAGTATCTGTACTCAAAACTTTCAAATTGTCAGTTTGCTCTTCCACTTTTGGTACCACAACCCAATTCAGATTCTATAGAATTCCCACTCTGGTCTTTTCAAGAAATAAAAAAGAATCTGAAAAAGAAATGTAAATGTGGCACACCTTATGACAAGTTTATAAAGAAAGAAAAGACTCACATCGTATCCTTCCTTCGTCTTGGCCAATCTTCTTCCTCAAAATCACAGTTGATGAACTGGCTGATTAGTAAACAGAAACACGATATTTTCTTTCATCGGCACTGCAGAGGCAGCACAAACAATGCTTTACTGATGAACGGAGTTACAGAGATTGCCTGGTATTTTCCTGGTGGCAAGGAGGATGACCAATTTGATGATTGCATTGCATTTACTAACCTTCATGGTGATGCCCAAAAACATAACCGGCAAGTGAAATTCTTAGAAAAAATTTCCTCGGTCATTGTGGTTGTATTCTCAGAGCTGGACATGAGAGGGAAGGAAATGTTACAACAGCTACAAAAATCCCCAAAATCACTCATCTGTCTATTGGCAGACAAAGAGAAATGTCAAATTGGAAAAGGAAACACAGTTAACATATGTCTTAAAAACAGAAATGAAGCAGAAATGATACAAGACATATCACAAACAATACAATCTTTACTAAGCAACTCAAAGAAAGAATACTCACTTGAAACCTGTGCGGACATAGCCAGAAAACATGGGTTTGTAGTGGATGAAGACAAAACCCAATGCAAGCAAGGAAAAGAAGATGCTCAGGGTCTGCTGTCACTGTTAAAAGCAAAAGACGTATCCATCTGGAAGGAGGCATTTCTTCCTCTACAGGGGGAACTCTGGTGTGAATGGTGTGAAAAAGATAAAGAAATGGCTCGACTTAAACAAAAGAGTAATGCGAGTATTAGGCAACACCAGAGCAACATTTTATCTGAGAAAAGTGCAATAAGGGATAAACAATTAAAAAGAGCCTCTCCTCTCAATGACTTCTTGAAACACTTTCTAGGCAGTCTAAGAAAAGCCAACCAAGGATTAAACATGCACTTTCTCCATTGGTTAAAAATGTATTTGGATGATTTATCCTCAAAATCTCTTTCCATGCTGCAAGAGAACTACCACAAAAAATGGACACAAATTAAGGAGgaacaggaaaaaaaagcaaataaagtCATTATAGAAAGTTTAAAGTATGACTTAGAGAAACTATCAAAAGAAATTGAAAGGTCAAGATTTGGGCTTGAACATATTCTGAGAGAACTGGGACAAATTTATGAAGCTTCAGAAACCTTTCCAGGAAATGAAAATGACTATTTTACATTGCCAAAGATTGCAGCACATCTCATGGTTTCGGGGTATCCCATTGAGCTGATGGATGGTGAGACTGCCCACGTGCCACTGAAGTGGATTGGAGCAATTCTGGATGAGCTGGTGGAAAGATTAGGAGATAAAAAGCTATATGTCCtcacagtcctgggcatacaaagtACTGGAAAATCCACTCtgctcaacgctatgtttggacttCAGTTTGCAGTGAGTGCTGGCAGAGGTACCAGAGGAGCGTTTATGCAACTTATAAAAGTTGATGAACAACTTAGAAAAGAGCTCAATTTTGACTATATACTTGTTGTAGATACAGAGGGATTGAGAGCTGTTGACCTGTCAATGAAAACTACAATTAATCATGACAATGAACTGGCTACTTTTGTAATTGGACTGAGTAATATCTCATTAATTAATGTTTTTGGAGAAAACCCTTCTGAAATGCAAGACATTTTACAGATTGCGGTTCAAGCATTTTTGAGGATGAAAAAGTTCAATCTAAGGCCCAGCTGTGTATTTGTCCATCAAAATGGTGGGGAGATAACTGCCAAAGAGAAAAACCTGGAGGGAAGGAGACTTCAAGAGAAACTGAATGAATTGGCCCTTTGTGCTGCACAGCAAGAACGCTGTGATATCACCTGTTTTAATGATGTCATCAGGTTTGATGTAAATGCACACATCCACTACTTTGATCAACTCTGGAAAGGTGACCCTCCCATGGCTCCTCCAAATCCGTGTTACAGCCAGAATGTTCAGAAGCTAAGACAAGTCATACTAGACTCCGGAAAACAAGAAGAAATGCAAAATTGTTTATGTATTTCCACATTTAAAGCTCGACTTAATGATCTATGGAATGCTTTACTTAATGAGAATTTTGTATTCAGCTTTAAAAATTCCCCTGAGATTGCCATATACAACAAATTGGAAGCTAAATACAGCCAATGGGCTTGGACATTAAGAAAGTGTATGTTGACCATTCAAAATCAAATCATTAACCAAATTCACAACAATGAATTTATGGAGGAAAATATCAAGCTGCTAGGGGAACAGTTTGAACCAAGTTACAAGGAGATTCTTAGAAACTTTGAAGGTGTTTTTGATGATGAAAAAGACAAAGAAATATTGATTCAGTGGTCAGAGAATACTAGAACCAGACTAGTTCgagtcagaaatgacctaatagAAGAGGTGAAGAAAAAAGCAGATCAGATGATCAAATATAAGAAGATCAATGGAAAAGTGAACAATTTCATGGAGAAATTTGAAGATGAAGTGTTAATGGAGATTACAGACTTGGCCCTGTCCATGAAAGGAAAGGATATCCCTGAAGAAGAACTGAAGCAAAGATTTGATGAACGGTGGAAATCTCTGATCATTAAAGTGCAGAAGGAAACAAATATTCTTATTTTTGAAAAGCCAACCATTTACACtgatttagaagatgtttttctaGAAGGCTTTAAAAAGGAAGCTAACATAATTGATACCATCAAGGAGTCCTATATATGGAAAAACTTAGTAGATGAATTctcaaaatatatttttaaaaaacccAAGTTGTCCATGTTTTGTGAATGCCTTTCAAAAGATGATAAGAAAACAATACAGCGTACTACACAGATTTTAGAAGGAAAACTAGATGAATTCCTTAAACAAAAAGAGTGGGAGAAGATGGATTACCAGTCTGTTTACTTCCATGAAATTCTGAACATGCTGCAATCTGAAATACGCAATAAGTTAGAGAAGTTTACGTTCAGAAGAGATTACACTTTAATTGCATCCCTGTTCTTGTGCCACAAAGCAGCCAAAAGGTTTGACAAGATGTCCAAAGATTTTAGAAAAGCCAATGACCCGGTTGTCCATTTATCAAATAGGAAAGATGAATTCTGGCAAATTATTAGGATCGTCTATCAGGGAAACATTTGTAGCAAGTTGAAAGAGGCCATACAAGAAGGGGTCTATGAGAAATCTGCAATAGATTTTGCTGGGAACATGAGGAGTCAGCGTCGAGCTTTAAATGGAAACAAAGAGGAACTGGATTTGTATCTACTTATTTCATTGGCAGAGAAAGAAGAGTTCTTTAATTATCTCGAATATATCCAAAAACCTCAATCCGCAGTCAGTGACTTTATTGAAAAATGTGTTGAGCAGTACTTTGATGGCAACACAAAGGTGTCCGAAATTCTAAACCTTAACCTGGAAGACATTAGAAATATTATATTAAATGCAATTGATACAACAGCTACTTTGGTAGGCAGGAATGATAGCATCAGCAAATGGTTGAAGACATTCTGTTCCCAGCTTGGAAGTGAAGTGAAGCTGTCACGTAATGACCTTATAAGTAAGAAATATCAGAATATAACTGATATGGAATTTCTGAAGAAAGCCATGACACAGGCTTTGAAAATTTCAGTAAAACAactgaaaaaaagtattttttgttGTGACCTCACTAATCTTCAAAAAAAAGTTAGAGAGATTTTTTCTGAGCAGTTTTGTTGTGGGTGCTTCGCACAGTGTCCCTTTTGTGGTGCTGTATGTACAAATAGTATACCCAAGCATGCTGGAGATCACAGTGCTACATTTCACCGTCCTCAGGCTTTAATAGGTTGGCGTTACGGCAATTCAAAGCTGTTTGTTGTGGAGGACTGCAGTGCTCAGGTTGCAGGTGATGGTAACTTTGAACTTAAAGATGGCACTTGTATTCCTTATGAGAAGTACAGAAAAGCTGGACCCCCTTACAATACCTGGTCTATTACTCCAGACGACTCACCCTTACATTACTGGAAATGGGTGACTTGCCACTTCCAAAAGGAACTTGAGCAGCATTATGAGTTTACATTCACAGAGAGAGGAAAAATGCCACCACAATGGCACTCTattacaaaaaaagatgcaaTTGATGAGATCAAGAAATACCTAGCTCGAAACAGAAAATGA